One part of the Triticum urartu cultivar G1812 unplaced genomic scaffold, Tu2.1 TuUngrouped_contig_5176, whole genome shotgun sequence genome encodes these proteins:
- the LOC125528876 gene encoding cullin-1-like, protein MDQDETPIALEDGWRDMEAGIARLKRILHGVDGTSFTSQEYINLYTMIFNMCTQKPPYDYSEQLYKRYKQALEEYIKSTVLPSLTSKHGEFLLRELVERWKNHKVMVRWLTRFFHYLDRYYVSRKLLLPLKELGLSCFHDLVFGGLKTTLTTIVIDMVDNEREGQLIDRALLKDVVGIYLEIGQGSVSLYELDFEKAFCKGTTDYYSKKAQTWMLEDSCPQYMLKVEDSLQKEKERVGHYLHASTEEKLLEVTILELISWRAEEILYKENSGCRVLLLDGKSEDLSRMYRLFSKIDAGLFHVSKIFKEHVKEEGMSLLKHAADAANGTKNEKKEAVGSPEQEFVRKAIELHDKQLAYVTNCFQDNSAFHKALKAAFEDFCNKDVAGCTSAESLASFCDSILRKGGSEKLSDEVVEETLDKVVTILTYISDKDLFVEFHRKKLGKRLLFDKSANNEHERSLLSKLKQYFGGQFTLKMENMINDVTTARDHQTKFEDYMSKKSSDHRVDFSVTVLQTGSWPSYKTSNINLPSEMIKCVENFKDYYNSNQKSKRLTWIYSMGNCNIVAKFDAKPFELIVTTYQAAMLLLFNGSERLSYSEIVTQLNLPDDDAMRLLHSLSCAKYKILNKVPSNRTISPNDVFQVNHKFTDKMRRIKVPLPPTDEKKKVVEDVNKDRRFSIDASIVRIMKSRKVMGHQQLVAECVEQLSRMFKPDIKIIKRRIEDLISREYLERDLETANTYRYLA, encoded by the exons ATGGATCAGGATGAGACGCCGATCGCGCTGGAGGACGGGTGGCGGGACATGGAGGCCGGCATCGCCAGGCTCAAGCGCATCCTCCACGGCGTCGACGGCACCAGCTTCACCTCCCAGGAGTACATCAACCTCTACAC AATGATTTTCAACATGTGCACGCAGAAGCCGCCGTACGACTACTCGGAGCAGCTCTACAAGCGCTACAAGCAGGCCCTCGAAGAGTACATCAAATCCACC GTCTTGCCCTCGTTGACGAGCAAGCACGGAGAGTTTCTGCTGAGGGAATTGGTGGAGAGGTGGAAGAACCACAAGGTGATGGTCAGGTGGTTGACCAGGTTCTTCCACTACCTCGACCGCTACTATGTTTCGCGCAAGTTGCTTCTGCCGCTCAAAGAGCTCGGCTTGAGCTGCTTCCATGATCTA GTTTTCGGCGGGCTGAAAACAACATTGACGACGATTGTTATCGACATG GTTGATAATGAGAGGGAAGGCCAGCTTATAGACCGTGCTCTTCTGAAGGATGTTGTTGGTATCTATCTCGAAATTGGACAGGGAAGTGTGAGTCTCTATGAGCTTGATTTCGAAAAAGCTTTTTGCAAGGGTACCACAGATTACTATTCTAAAAAGGCACAAACCTGGATGCTGGAGGATTCCTGCCCTCAGTACATGCTCAAG GTGGAGGACAGCTTACAGAAAGAGAAAGAGCGAGTAGGCCATTACTTGCATGCTTCAACTGAAGAGAAGTTGCTAGAG GTTACTATATTGGAACTCATAAGTTGGCGCGCAGAAGAAATTTTGTATAAGGAAAATTCTGGATGCAGAGTGTTGCTTTTAGATGGAAAG TCTGAGGATCTATCAAGAATGTACAGGCTCTTTTCCAAGATAGACGCTGGGCTGTTTCATGTATCGAAAATATTTAAGGAG CATGTCAAGGAAGAGGGCATGTCCTTGTTGAAACATGCAGCAGATGCTGCCAACGGCACAAAG AATGAGAAGAAGGAAGCTGTGGGTTCGCCGGAGCAG GAATTTGTGCGGAAAGCGATTGAGCTCCACGACAAACAGCTAGCATATGTCACCAACTGTTTCCAAGACAACTCAGCATTTCATAAG GCTCTTAAGGCGGCCTTCGAAGACTTCTGCAACAAAGATGTTGCTGGTTGTACTAGTGCTGAGTCGCTTGCATCATTCTGTGATAGCATCTTGCGGAAAGGTGGAAGCGAAAAGCTAAGCGACGAAGTTGTAGAAGAGACCCTTGATAAG GTTGTGACCATTCTCACATACATCAGCGATAAGGATCTCTTTGTTGAGTTTCACAG GAAGAAGCTTGGAAAGAGATTGCTCTTTGATAAGAGTGCCAATAATGAACACGAGCGAAGCCTCCTTTCCAAGCTCAAGCAGTACTTTGGGGGACAATTTACTTTGAAAATGGAGAACATGATCAATGACGTGACAACAGCAAGAGACCATCAGACAAAGTTTGAAGACTACATGAGCAAAAAATCATCAGATCATCGGGTAGACTTCAGTGTTACTGTTCTGCAGACAGGAAGCTGGCCAAGTTACAAAACCTCAAACATAAATCTTCCTTCCGAGATG ATTAAATGCGTCGAGAATTTCAAAGATTATTACAATTCCAACCAGAAATCCAAAAGGCTTACTTGGATCTATTCCATGGGAAATTGCAATATCGTTGCAAAGTTTGACGCCAAACCTTTTGAGCTGATTGTTACAACATATCAG GCTGCAATGCTTCTGCTATTCAATGGATCTGAACGACTAAGTTACTCTGAGATTGTGACGCAACTAAATCTGCCCGATGACGACGCCATGCGCCTGCTCCATTCACTCTCATGTGCAAAGTATAAGATTCTTAACAAAGTGCCAAGCAACCGAACAATTTCTCCAAATGACGTCTTTCAGGTCAACCACAAATTTACTGACAAAATGAGGAGGATAAAG GTACCACTTCCTCCTACCGACGAGAAGAAGAAGGTTGTCGAGGATGTCAACAAGGACAGGAGGTTCTCGATCGATGCGAGCATCGTGCGCATCATGAAGAGCCGCAAGGTCATGGGCCATCAGCAACTCGTTGCGGAGTGCGTTGAGCAGCTCAGCCGCATGTTCAAG CCTGACATCAAAATTATCAAGAGGAGGATCGAGGATCTTATCAGCAGGGAATACTTGGAACGAGACCTTGAGACTGCAAACACCTACAGATACTTAGCTTGA